From the genome of Nicotiana sylvestris chromosome 2, ASM39365v2, whole genome shotgun sequence, one region includes:
- the LOC104218037 gene encoding helicase protein MOM1-like isoform X2, translating to MASETRSGRKNKHTECNKSKNKQSDKGSISSGSGKTDSLRKSVRETKQAASSPSSTRKSERLEKQSPSPPAVKKKSGVIEKQNTPSPLRRSDRGKKNTPSSLSRSSYVGRGPDSSNVKRKEQKEKSVKELIMESESVSTRRENGAASVGLKRKLMDARSYKALFKMQRKRSTAAEIIDKLERPKKSSRVDSIASDETDSKLINGDNESQERVVEELKEHPDGVASSRSISSLEASDADASVNDVEILPDSNRRCCSKGKSAALPAENGLEVSKNGCSVGEISGDSERVPEGCSVIEDNLHIPDLSCSTSTGGDIILKSGELGIGKCSETHKNACDLAEVSPPPLADHEKLGYGGTCASCSRRIRVNHDSPEAELCSCAGMSGRDYYNLSRLKDGVGSEAAIPLDSGEGCNMQLNQALAVSQRGADEKMCAVCKQGGEILICDGRGCKRCYHLSCLDPPLDDFPPGAWHCSWCVKKKIESGVHSVTEGVESIQDVREVEVAGMHRQKQYLVKYQGLAHAHNHWVAETQLLIDAPLLIANYNHKNQDVRWNSEWTVPHRLLKKRSLMFSKLHCQDAGDNSKCLFEWLVKWQGLDYEYATWELGNANLLNSQHGESLIKDFNIRREKAKRRIDKNHKGPLVKLSELSAGGSHITDSSLLNNVNKLRECWLKCQNTAVFDDQDRTMKMVLFILSMSDVCCPFLVVTPSSLLSQWEAEFRRWAPSIDVVVYSGNRDSRRRIKSLEFYDEGGFMMLQVLLSSLEAVIEDVEMLSGLNWEVTVIDDCQNLGISAGVEQIKMLSTGLRVLLFNGPMKITSSEYINLLSLLQCKFGLDKTGGLASDISDHLGKLKGLSKVTAPCSKPESSKFVEYWVPVQMSDLQLEQYCATLLTNSNALRTFYKSDPVGALRDTLLSVRKCCDHPYILDPFLQPFNKGLSPAEILEVGIKASGKLHLLDKMLSEMRLRQHRVVILFQSIAGSGASIGDILDDFLRQRFGENSYERVETCVIHSKKQASLNRFNDKKSGRFVLLLENRVCHQTIKLLSVDSVIIYDSDTNPTNDLRQLQKLSIDSQSKHTYVFRLYSSFTVEEKALFLAKQDLNLDSNLHIINRSPNNTLMWGASNLFSRLDEYHSGGSPTLISNNSSGQLRLDDVISEFSAIICKSSDYKDTCHSIISKVQMSMGTYSVDIPLFGEKKMELKVGEEPHVFWRKLLEGRNPLWRNLSIATPRNRKRVQYFDESPDPPNGNDDIGKKRRKAVMNHSVDANPTHRTLERGVHEKDGIGAKHVSRSPSHVLHEVNLVGRPEEGRIQQKSLHIHLKAEFAKLFEVLKLPDDAKHTVEKFLEYVMENHHVSRECATILQAFQLSLCWVAASMLKQKIDKEETFLLAKQHLQFGCTEEEVNGVYLKIHSLKKMFLQQLDQNDNASSSSKSSLLAARSVPEEPSKGSMSQAVESSQLNVENEMVEGFKVKNLSMECIVTPKEELVDIEREKFIKEVQYRCDRRMSKLVQKQKEEIKEFQKIWEKKKEELELDYRVNFSVIRSIFGQNAAIKDKQKILETEFSSKIQKLKCLKDQQLKELEVEHTAMRYKEMQKAASWLAEANSFRGVGSNPIDDIGCSQENVNVSHNRPKTVHPVSGQHVEELNGNIVDRTQCDRVASELPTSTSDESNILPIETTDVLATPATEEQVEIASMARVLVARLEQPNEIGDLGGGSEEIGAFGATSNQPNEVGDPDVPASTSNESNILPVETSNVLTTAAMEEQVEIASTAEALVARSKQPNEVVYSGGISEEIGALVATSKEPNEVGDLGGSSEKIGALVAASKHPNEVGDPDVPSSTSNESNIRPIGNTNVLAAPAAEEQVEIASTAGALVARYEKPNEVGGGSEKIASVFPLLSEEHTEVPLGNPTREHMLEVSGTGVNVVVENDHSEVNNVIEELNTEHGSLENNSHLPNDEENSRDAVSSTDRNQISLEEVVVDLRLAAAVPTSDGGGSIPQNQSSGYNETLTHEMPLQENQSGTQADVDAGQCGPNSSEAVLINSSERQQPASDGFSLAAHEPPSGTARQTHDDKRNFIPNIGSSRHLDGEMMETLQAGGNSGECPSVDVEMSPLSCDRPNLSEISRVDPRPISEQGASSKRSEASVQVPGSAELPSQAVLQHNTNVAFVQGPRNIPVHPAHQMAAGNPILPFNADPLHKEWERIHKEREQATKILEDTKLRLRSDCEKAIEELVAQIRKKYDLNLQETEAAFLRKKNELDTSLNKVLMNKLLADAFRCKCMNLKPSGLPGIRQVVPSSYMQHLHQVSQQPNLRSSPVTGSSAANQQNLAPGILRASHATSLSSAGQAQVGQEPSVPSLPVINRSVNSGGIPQPAFRSTPVTGLSLAGQQAPIQQTAAVSRSPAFTAGIPGRPPLISAITPSTGNLRVAGEIRAPAPHLQPFRTPTSMSTSSPSTLAHGLQNQPLSTNMAASSPSLPQLASLQTTSSPSQLATDLSTVVDLSASRSMNSQHDIGRLPAPRNPPMSAQELLLNMENRPHANRRNIMPPLPDMSSNFDSLDLSDFQTLDSVQGGSTSSAIATNVTDVVCVSDDE from the exons ATGGCTAGTGAGACTCGGTCTGGGAGGAAAAATAAGCATACTGAGTGCAATAAATCAAAGAACAAACAATCAGATAAAGGATCAATAAGTTCTGGCTCCGGAAAGACAGATAGCTTAAGAAAGTCAGTTCGAGAAACGAAGCAAGCAGCTTCAAGCCCATCGAGTACAAGGAAATCCGAGCGTCTTGAAAAGCAGTCACCATCCCCGCCAGCTGTTAAGAAGAAATCTGGAGTAATTGAGAAACAGAATACTCCGAGCCCTTTAAGAAGGTCTGACAGGGGCAAGAAAAATACCCCATCTAGTTTGTCAAGATCTAGTTATGTAGGAAGAGGACCCGATTCATCTAATGTCAAGAGGAaggaacaaaaagagaaaagtgtGAAGGAGCTGATAATGGAATCTGAAAGTGTTAGCACTAGGAGGGAAAATGGTGCAGCTTCTGTAGGCTTGAAAAGGAAGTTAATGGATGCCCGGAGTTATAAGGCATTATTCAAAATGCAAAGAAAGAGATCTACTGCAGCAG AAATTATTGACAAGTTGGAAAGACCAAAGAAGTCATCAAGAGTTGATAGCATTGCCAGTGATGAGACTGACTCCAAGCTAATCAATGGGGATAATGAATCTCAGGAAAGAGTTGTAGAAGAGTTGAAAGAACATCCTGATGGGGTTGCTTCTTCAAGGTCCATTTCTAGCTTAGAAGCGTCTGATGCAGATGCTTCGGTAAATGATGTTGAGATATTGCCAGATTCAAACCGCAGATGCTGCTCTAAGGGAAAATCTGCTGCTCTTCCTGCAGAAAATGGTTTGGAAGTATCTAAAAATGGTTGCAGTGTGGGAGAAATTTCTGGTGATTCCGAAAGGGTACCAGAGGGTTGCTCTGTGATTGAGGATAATTTGCATATCCCTGACTTGTCATGTTCCACTTCTACAGGTGGTGATATTATTCTGAAAAGTGGTGAACTAGGCATTGGTAAATGTTCCGAAACGCATAAAAATGCATGTGACTTGGCTGAAGTTTCTCCTCCACCACTTGCTGACCATGAAAAGCTTGGTTATGGTGGGACTTGTGCTTCATGCTCTAGACGGATAAG GGTAAATCATGACTCACCAGAAGCGGAGCTGTGCTCATGTGCTGGAATGTCAGGCAGGGATTACTATAACCTATCTAGGCTCAAG GATGGAGTTGGTTCTGAAGCTGCAATTCCTTTGGATTCTGGAGAAGGATGCAATATGCAATTAAATCAGGCACTTGCAGTTTCTCAAAGGGGTGCTGATGAAAAAATGTGCGCCGTATGCAAGCAAGGTGGAGAGATACT GATCTGTGATGGAAGAGGTTGCAAGAGATGCTACCACCTCTCTTGCCTAGATCCTCCATTAGATGATTTCCCACCAGGAGCTTGGCATTGTTCCTGGTGTGTCAAGAAAAAGATTGAATCTGGTGTACATTCAGTGACGGAAGGAGTAGAATCAATCCAGGATGTCAGAGAAGTGGAAGTAGCAG GAATGCATAGGCAGAAGCAGTATCTTGTTAAATACCAGGGTCTTGCTCATGCACACAATCATTGGGTTGCAGAGACACAATTGCTTATTGATGCACCATTGCTTATTGCAAACTATAATCATAAGAATCAG GATGTGAGGTGGAACTCAGAGTGGACAGTGCCACATCGTCTCTTGAAGAAAAGATCATTGATGTTCTCCAAGCTGCATTGTCAAGATGCAGGTGATAATAGCAAATGCCTGTTTGAGTGGCTTGTGAAATGGCAGGGCCTTGATTATGAGTATGCTACATGGGAATTGGGGAATGCTAATTTACTGAACTCACAGCATGGTGAAAGCCTTATCAAGGATTTCAATATTCGCCGCGAAAAGGCAAAACGAAGAATTGACAAG AATCATAAGGGGCCACTTGTCAAACTATCAGAACTTTCTGCTGGAGGTTCACATATAACAGATTCTAGTCTGCTGAACAATGTTAACAAGCTGCGGGAGTGTTGGTTGAAGTGCCAGAACACTGCTGTCTTTGATGACCAG GATCGTACAATGAAGATGGTTTTATTTATTCTATCTATGTCAGATGTCTGCTGTCCTTTCCTTGTTGTCACACCTTCAAGTTTGCTTTCCCAGTGGGAAGCTGAATTTAGACGATGGGCACCAAGTATTGATGTTGTAGTGTACAGTGGAAACAGAGATTCTAGAAGAAGAATCAAGTCATTGGAGTTCTATGACGAAGGGGGTTTCATGATGCTTCAAGTGCTTTTATCATCTCTGGAGGCCGTCATTGAG GATGTAGAAATGTTGAGCGGTTTGAATTGGGAAGTGACTGTTATTGATGACTGCCAAAACTTAGGAATATCTGCTGGTGTGGAGCAAATTAAAATGCTTTCTACGGGTCTAAGGGTGCTTCTCTTTAATGGTCCTATGAAG ATCACCTCATCTGAGTACATTAATCTACTCTCTTTGCTCCAATGTAAATTTGGTTTGGACAAGACTGGTGGCTTGGCATCTGATATCAGTGACCATCTTGGAAAACTGAAAGGACTCTCAAAGGTCACTGCACCTTGCAGCAAGCCTGAATCTTCCAAGTTTGTGGAGTATTGGGTTCCTGTTCAGATGTCTGACTTGCAGCTTGAGCAATATTGTGCTACATTACTCACAAATTCTAATGCTCTTCGCACTTTCTATAAAAGTGATCCTGTTGGGGCTCTCCGCGATACTCTTCTCTCTGTGCGAAAG TGTTGTGATCATCCATATATTCTGGATCCATTCCTGCAACCCTTCAATAAGGGGCTTTCTCCTGCTGAAATTCTTGAAGTCGGAATAAAAGCAAGTGGAAAACTACATCTCCTTGACAAGATGCTCTCAGAAATGAGGCTCCGACAGCACAGAGTGGTTATCCTTTTTCAG TCTATTGCTGGCTCCGGGGCATCAATTGGTGATATTCTGGATGATTTTCTGCGTCAAAGATTTGGTGAAAACTCTTATGAAAGAGTTGAGACGTGTGTTATTCATTCCAAGAAACAAGCTTCTCTTAACAGGTTTAACGACAAGAAAAGTGGGCGCTTTGTTCTTTTATTAGAGAATCGTGTTTGCCATCAAACCATTAAACTATTGTCAGTTGATAGTGTTATTATATATGATAGTGACACAAATCCCACGAATGATTTGAGACAACTACAGAAGCTGTCAATAGATtcgcagtctaagcacacatatgtttTCCGGCTGTATTCAAGTTTTACTGTAGAAGAAAAAGCCCTATTCCTTGCTAAACAGGACCTGAATCTTGATAGTAACTTGCATATCATAAATCGGAGCCCCAATAACACCCTTATGTGGGGAGCCTCAAATTTGTTCAGTAGATTGGATGAGTACCACTCTGGAGGCAGTCCGACCTTAATTTCAAATAACTCATCAGGACAGTTGCGTTTAGATGATGTTATTAGCGAGTTCTCTGCAATAATTTGTAAAAGCTCTGACTACAAGGACACATGCCATTCCATTATTTCAAAAGTTCAAATGAGCATGGGAACTTACAGTGTTGATATCCCGCTGTTTGGTGAGAAAAAAATGGAGTTGAAAGTTGGAGAAGAACCTCATGTTTTTTGGAGAAAGCTGTTGGAGGGAAGAAATCCACTGTGGAGAAATTTAAGCATTGCAACCCCAAGGAACAGAAAGAGAGTTCAATACTTTGATGAATCCCCAGATCCACCTAATGGAAATGATGATATAGGAAAGAAGCGCAGGAAGGCGGTAATGAACCATAGTGTGGATGCAAACCCCACTCACCGCACGCTTGAAAGAG GTGTTCATGAAAAGGATGGTATTGGTGCGAAGCATGTTTCTAGGTCTCCGTCTCATGTCTTGCATGAGGTAAACCTTGTTGGGCGGCCTGAAGAAGGACGCATACAGCAGAAAAGCCTTCATATCCATCTGAAAGCTGAGTTTGCAAAACTGTTTGAAGTGCTAAAACTTCCG GACGATGCCAAACATACTGTAGAAAAGTTTCTGGAATATGTCATGGAGAATCATCATGTTAGTAGGGAATGTGCAACAATTTTACAGGCTTTCCAGTTATCTCTG TGTTGGGTTGCAGCTTCAATGTTAAAGCAAAAAATTGACAAAGAGGAGACATTCTTGCTGGCGAAGCAGCACTTACAGTTCGGATGCACCGAGGAAGAGGTAAACGGTGTTTATCTGAAGATCCATTCCTTGAAAAAGATGTTCTTGCAGCAGTTGGATCAAAATGATAATGCTTCAAGTTCTTCTAAGTCTTCTTTATTAGCTGCGCGATCTGTTCCAGAAGAGCCATCGAAGGGAAGCATGTCACAAGCTGTAGAATCTTCCCAGCTGAATGTGGAAAATGAAATGGTTGAAGGATTTAAAGTTAAAAACTTATCCATGGAATGCATTGTCACACCTAAAGAAGAACTTGTGGATATTGAAAGGGAAAAATTCATTAAGGAGGTCCAGTATAGATGTGACAGGCGAATGTCAAAGCTGGTACAGAAGCAAAAGGAGGAAATCAAAGAGTTCCAGAAAATAtgggagaagaagaaggaagagcTTGAGCTGGATTACAGAGTGAATTTTTCTGTTATTCGGTCTATCTTTGGTCAGAATGCTGCAATAAAGGATAAACAAAAAATATTAGAAACTGAATTTTCAAGCAAAATACAAAAGCTCAAATGCCTCAAGGACCAACAGCTTAAAGAGCTTGAGGTAGAACACACTGCTATGAGGTACAAGGAAATGCAAAAGGCGGCTTCTTGGTTGGCGGAAGCAAATTCCTTTAGGGGTGTTGGATCTAATCCTATAGATGACATAGGGTGCTCTCAGGAAAATGTAAATGTCTCTCATAATCGTCCCAAGACTGTTCACCCTGTATCTGGACAACATGTTGAGGAACTGAATGGTAATATTGTGGATAGAACGCAGTGTGACAGGGTAGCATCTGAACTACCTACGTCTACTTCTGATGAGTCAAATATTCTTCCTATTGAAACTACAGATGTTTTAGCAACACCAGCAACAGAAGAGCAAGTTGAGATTGCATCCATGGCTAGAGTGTTGGTTGCTAGATTGGAGCAGCCTAATGAAATAGGTGATTTAGGTGGTGGTTCAGAGGAAATTGGAGCATTTGGTGCTACATCTAATCAGCCTAATGAGGTAGGTGACCCGGATGTGCCTGCATCTACTTCCAATGAGTCAAATATTCTTCCTGTTGAAACTTCAAATGTTTTAACAACGGCAGCAATGGAGGAGCAAGTTGAGATTGCTTCCACGGCTGAAGCATTGGTTGCTAGATCCAAACAGCCTAATGAAGTAGTTTATTCAGGCGGTATTTCAGAGGAAATTGGAGCATTGGTTGCTACATCCAAGGAGCCTAATGAAGTAGGTGATTTAGGTGGTAGTTCAGAGAAAATTGGAGCTTTGGTTGCTGCATCCAAACATCCTAATGAAGTAGGTGATCCAGATGTACCTTCATCTACCTCTAATGAGTCAAATATTCGTCCTATTGGAAATACAAATGTTTTAGCAGCACCAGCAGCAGAGGAGCAAGTTGAGATTGCGTCCACGGCTGGAGCGTTGGTTGCTAGATACGAGAAGCCTAATGAAGTAGGTGGTGGTTCAGAGAAAATTGCTTCTGTATTTCCTCTTCTTTCCGAAGAACATACTGAAGTTCCACTAGGGAATCCAACTAGAGAGCATATGTTGGAAGTATCTGGAACAGGTGTTAATGTAGTTGTGGAGAATGATCATTCAGAAGTAAATAATGTTATTGAAGAATTGAATACAGAACATGGTAGTCTGGAAAATAATTCTCATTTACCAAATGATGAAGAAAACTCGAGAGATGCAGTTAGCTCCACTGATAGAAACCAAATTTCTCTTGAGGAAGTGGTAGTGGACTTGCGTTTGGCAGCAGCAGTTCCTACTTCTGATGGTGGTGGTTCTATACCTCAAAATCAA TCTTCAGGATATAATGAAACACTCACTCATGAGATGCCACTCCAAGAAAATCAGAGTGGAACACAAGCTGATGTTGATGCTGGCCAATGTGGACCCAACAGTTCTGAAGCCGTGTTAATTAATAGCTCCGAGCGACAACAGCCAGCTTCTGATGGTTTTTCTCTTGCTGCTCACGAGCCACCAAGCGGCACTGCACGTCAAACCCATGATGATAAAAGGAATTTTATCCCAAACATTGGGTCTTCTCGTCATTTGGATGGAGAGATGATGGAAACTTTGCAGGCTGGTGGTAATTCGGGAGAGTGTCCATCTGTCGATGTTGAGATGTCGCCTCTGAGCTGTGATCGGCCTAATTTATCAGAAATCAGTAGAGTGGATCCTCGACCCATTTCAGAACAGGGTGCATCTTCTAAGAGATCTGAAGCTTCTGTTCAAGTGCCAGGTTCCGCTGAGCTTCCTAGTCAAGCAGTCCTGCAACATAACACTAATGTTGCCTTCGTCCAAGGACCTAGGAATATACCAGTTCATCCTGCCCATCAGATGGCCGCTGGGAATCCAATTCTTCCTTTCAATGCTGATCCTCTGCATAAAGAATGGGAAAGGATACATAAAGAAAGAGAACAAGCCACTAAAATTCTTGAGGACACG AAATTGCGTTTGAGATCTGATTGCGAGAAGGCGATAGAGGAATTGGTTGCACAAATCCGTAAAAAGTATGATCTTAATCTTCAGGAAACTGAGGCAGCATTTCTTCGGAAGAAGAATGAACTTGATACGAGTCTGAACAAAGTTCTCATGAATAAGCTTTTGGCAGACGCTTTCAGATGCAAGTGCATGAATCTCAAACCTTCGGGGCTTCCAGGCATCCGTCAAG ttgTGCCTTCTAGTTATATGCAGCATCTACATCAGGTGTCACAGCAGCCTAATTTGAGGTCTTCTCCTGTGACTGGTTCGTCTGCAGCTAACCAGCAAAATTTAGCCCCAGGTATTTTGAGAGCTTCTCATGCCACCAGTTTGTCCTCAGCTGGCCAAGCACAGGTTGGACAGGAGCCTTCTGTCCCCTCTTTGCCAGTTATTAATCGTTCAGTAAATTCTGGTGGGATTCCTCAGCCTGCATTTAGATCTACACCTGTTACCGGGTTGTCTTTAGCTGGCCAACAAGCACCCATTCAGCAGACCGCTGCTGTTAGTCGTTCACCAGCATTTACTGCTGGAATTCCTGGCAGGCCGCCTCTCATCAGTGCAATTACCCCTTCCACTGGCAATCTCAGGGTAGCTGGTGAGATCCGTGCTCCAGCCCCCCATCTGCAGCCTTTCAGAACTCCTACATCCATGTCTACGAGCAGCCCCTCAACGCTTGCACATGGTTTGCAAAATCAACCGCTATCCACTAACATGGCTGCATCATCACCCTCACTTCCCCAACTTGCTTCTCTACAAACAACATCCTCCCCTTCACAGTTAGCTACAGATCTTTCTACTGTGGTAGATCTCTCTGCTTCTCGGAGTATGAATTCGCAGCATGACATTGGCAGGTTGCCTGCTCCACGAAATCCGCCTATGTCTGCGCAGGAACTGCTTTTGAATATGGAGAATCGACCTCATGCAAACAGGCGGAACATTATGCCACCTCTACCAGATATGAGCTCTAACTTTGATTCATTGGACCTATCCGACTTTCAAACGCTGGATAGTGTACAGGGAGGTTCTACTTCTTCAGCCATAGCTACTAATGTAACTGATGTTGTTTGTGTGTCTGATGATGAGTGA